A window of Oncorhynchus nerka isolate Pitt River linkage group LG4, Oner_Uvic_2.0, whole genome shotgun sequence contains these coding sequences:
- the LOC135559483 gene encoding C-type lectin domain family 4 member D-like isoform X2 encodes MSEGIVYADVKFKKQQRTEGKNCASTVNDTTHSEISRTRRNQPSIDPNAGDPDSQEGSKVKPSGYDPVRVVLVTLCVLLMGAVIGLGVLFLKHNQELIVQRTCCKITEDERPICAHDWMCHRKHCYYFSNDSLTWVESQDKCVSMGGQLVIIDSLSEQTILDKKVGAIMSGGEDKFWIGLTDQKEEGKWLWVDDTPLDSSNSFWFASENGEKEEPDNWQGDEKRKNPDGEDCARMGEKGGTHDGKSWFDVNCVWSHRRICEIMLF; translated from the exons CATCCACAGTAAATGATACCACACACTCTGAAATTTCCAGAACCAGACGCAACCAGCCATCTATCGACCCTAATG cTGGTGACCCTGATTCTCAGGAGGGGTCAAAGGTCAAACCAAGTGGATATGACCCTGTCAGAGTTGTTCTGGTGACTCTCTGTGTTCTTCTGATGGGTGCTGTCATTGGACTTGGGGTTCTCT TTTTGAAACATAATCAAGAATTGATTGTGCAGAGAACTTGCTGTAAGATCACAG AGGATGAGCGTCCAATATGTGCTCATGATTGGATGTGTCACAGGAAACACTGCTATTATTTTTCCAATGATAGTCTGACCTGGGTTGAGAGTCAGGATAAATGTGTCTCCATGGGAGGACAGCTGGTCATCATAGACAGCCTTTCTGAGCAG ACAATCTTAGATAAGAAAGTTGGTGCTATAATGAGTGGTGGTGAAGACAAGTTCTGGATCGGACTGACAGACCAAAAAGAAGAGGGAAAGTGGTTATGGGTGGACGACACACCTCTAGATTCAAGTAACAG CTTCTGGTTTGCTTCCGAAAATGGCGAGAAAGAAGAGCCTGACAACTGGCAAGGAGACGAGAAAAGAAAAAATCCAGACGGTGAAGACTGTGCTAGAATGGGAGAAAAAGGTGGTACTCATGATGGCAAGAGTTGGTTTGATGTCAACTGTGTTTGGTCTCACAGAAGAATATGTGAGATAATGTTATTCTGA
- the LOC135559483 gene encoding C-type lectin domain family 4 member D-like isoform X1, translated as MSEGIVYADVKFKKQQRTEGKNCATASTVNDTTHSEISRTRRNQPSIDPNAGDPDSQEGSKVKPSGYDPVRVVLVTLCVLLMGAVIGLGVLFLKHNQELIVQRTCCKITEDERPICAHDWMCHRKHCYYFSNDSLTWVESQDKCVSMGGQLVIIDSLSEQTILDKKVGAIMSGGEDKFWIGLTDQKEEGKWLWVDDTPLDSSNSFWFASENGEKEEPDNWQGDEKRKNPDGEDCARMGEKGGTHDGKSWFDVNCVWSHRRICEIMLF; from the exons CAACAGCATCCACAGTAAATGATACCACACACTCTGAAATTTCCAGAACCAGACGCAACCAGCCATCTATCGACCCTAATG cTGGTGACCCTGATTCTCAGGAGGGGTCAAAGGTCAAACCAAGTGGATATGACCCTGTCAGAGTTGTTCTGGTGACTCTCTGTGTTCTTCTGATGGGTGCTGTCATTGGACTTGGGGTTCTCT TTTTGAAACATAATCAAGAATTGATTGTGCAGAGAACTTGCTGTAAGATCACAG AGGATGAGCGTCCAATATGTGCTCATGATTGGATGTGTCACAGGAAACACTGCTATTATTTTTCCAATGATAGTCTGACCTGGGTTGAGAGTCAGGATAAATGTGTCTCCATGGGAGGACAGCTGGTCATCATAGACAGCCTTTCTGAGCAG ACAATCTTAGATAAGAAAGTTGGTGCTATAATGAGTGGTGGTGAAGACAAGTTCTGGATCGGACTGACAGACCAAAAAGAAGAGGGAAAGTGGTTATGGGTGGACGACACACCTCTAGATTCAAGTAACAG CTTCTGGTTTGCTTCCGAAAATGGCGAGAAAGAAGAGCCTGACAACTGGCAAGGAGACGAGAAAAGAAAAAATCCAGACGGTGAAGACTGTGCTAGAATGGGAGAAAAAGGTGGTACTCATGATGGCAAGAGTTGGTTTGATGTCAACTGTGTTTGGTCTCACAGAAGAATATGTGAGATAATGTTATTCTGA